Proteins encoded by one window of Muntiacus reevesi chromosome 6, mMunRee1.1, whole genome shotgun sequence:
- the CCT8L2 gene encoding T-complex protein 1 subunit theta-like 2 has protein sequence MDRRAPPAAPELPQRLPAEEKHLLSSLAAAHTLARVLRPCYGPQGRQKLLVTAKGDTVLTGHAAAILRALELEHPAARLLREAAQSQAEQSGDGAAFVVLLAQALLAQAERLLRAGLPRAQLREAYAAVAAETLALLPSLAVRALGPLEDPVWALRSVMNTHALWRTDHLAGLVAHACWATRELDGGFRPERVGVCALPGARQEDSCLLPGLALPGKPCGQVTMVLSGARVALLACDFGPARSLAPATPRLSSPEDLIRFRKGSESLIEKQVAQLAAAANVVVVSGDIDEKTLTHADKYGLMVIQVASRREMVYLSEVLHTPLTPYLLPPLEPGKCQRVYGQELGEALAVVFEWESPGTPALTLVLRGATAHGLRGAVQAAYSGIDAYFQLCQDPRLLPGAGATEMALAKMLSEKGTKLEGPNGPTFLAFAQALQSLPETLAENAGLTVPDVMAEMNGAHQAGNFLIGVGVEGIINVAQEEVWDTLIAKAEGLRAVADVVQQLLTVDDVVVAKKSPESPQDAIPEPKKRHARPL, from the coding sequence ATGGACCGCAGAGCGCCTCCAGCTGCACCAGAGCTGCCCCAGCGGCTGCCGGCCGAGGAGAAGCACCTGCTGAGCAGCCTGGCCGCGGCGCACACCTTGGCCCGAGTCCTGAGGCCCTGCTACGGGCCCCAGGGGCGGCAGAAGCTCCTGGTCACCGCCAAAGGCGACACTGTGCTCACAGGGCACGCCGCGGCCATCCTGCGGGCGCTGGAGCTGGAGCACCCGGCCGCCCGGCTGCTACGGGAGGCGGCGCAGAGCCAGGCGGAGCAGAGCGGCGACGGCGCGGCCTTTGTGGTCCTCCTGGCCCAGGCGCTGCTGGCGCAGGCCGAGCGCCTGCTGCGGGCCGGCCTGCCACGCGCCCAGCTCCGCGAGGCCTACGCGGCGGTGGCCGCGGAGACGCTGGCCCTGCTGCCGTCGCTGGCCGTCCGCGCGCTGGGGCCTCTGGAGGACCCGGTCTGGGCGCTGCGCTCGGTCATGAACACGCACGCGCTCTGGCGCACCGACCACCTGGCCGGGCTGGTAGCGCATGCGTGCTGGGCCACGCGGGAGCTGGACGGCGGCTTCCGGCCGGAGCGCGTGGGCGTGTGCGCGCTGCCGGGCGCGCGGCAGGAGGACTCGTGCCTGCTGCCTGGTCTGGCCCTGCCCGGCAAGCCCTGCGGCCAGGTGACCATGGTGCTGAGCGGCGCCCGCGTGGCCCTTTTGGCCTGCGACTTCGGGCCGGCCCGCTCCCTTGCGCCGGCCACCCCCCGGCTCTCCAGCCCCGAGGACCTGATCCGGTTCCGGAAAGGCAGCGAGAGTCTGATAGAAAAGCAGGTGGCCCAGCTGGCCGCTGCGGCTAACGTGGTGGTGGTCTCGGGGGACATCGACGAGAAGACCCTCACGCACGCGGACAAGTACGGCCTCATGGTGATCCAGGTCGCGTCCCGGCGGGAGATGGTTTATCTGAGCGAGGTGCTGCACACCCCTCTGACGCCTTACCTCCTTCCTCCGCTGGAGCCAGGGAAGTGTCAGAGGGTGTACGGGCAGGAGCTGGGAGAAGCTTTGGCCGTGGTGTTTGAGTGGGAGAGTCCAGGCACCCCTGCCCTCACCTTGGTCCTCAGGGGGGCCACCGCCCATGGGCTGCGGGGGGCCGTGCAGGCCGCCTACAGCGGCATTGACGCCTACTTCCAGCTGTGCCAGGACCCCAGACTGCTCCCCGGAGCTGGGGCCACAGAGATGGCCCTGGCGAAGATGCTCTCGGAGAAAGGAACCAAACTGGAAGGGCCCAACGGCCCCACCTTCCTGGCGTTCGCCCAGGCCCTGCAGTCTCTTCCCGAAACCTTGGCAGAGAACGCGGGCTTAACCGTCCCCGACGTGATGGCAGAAATGAACGGAGCTCACCAGGCTGGAAACTTCCTCATAGGAGTGGGGGTCGAGGGGATAATAAACGTGGCCCAGGAAGAAGTGTGGGACACCCTCATAGCCAAAGCCGAAGGACTTCGAGCCGTGGCCGACGTGGTTCAGCAGCTTCTGACGGTTGATGATGTTGTCGTGGCCAAGAAAAGTCCCGAATCTCCGCAGGACGCGATTCCTGAACCCAAGAAGAGGCACGCCCGTCCCCTGTAA